A genomic region of Desulfotignum phosphitoxidans DSM 13687 contains the following coding sequences:
- a CDS encoding type II toxin-antitoxin system VapC family toxin: MILLDTHTAVWLASDQSKLSVDAKKALSLHADNLHISVVSAWEISMLYRRNRLRLPIEPEMYLDRMIKQHALNEVPLSRHIAQLSVRLPEIHNDPFDRILIAMCQANEWTLISKDSVIVKYPDIRVVW; the protein is encoded by the coding sequence ATGATTTTACTTGATACACATACGGCTGTGTGGCTGGCTTCCGATCAGAGCAAGTTGTCTGTGGATGCGAAAAAAGCACTATCCCTCCATGCGGATAATTTGCATATATCCGTCGTTTCAGCCTGGGAAATATCGATGCTTTACAGGAGAAACAGGCTTCGTTTGCCAATTGAACCTGAGATGTATCTGGATCGCATGATAAAACAGCATGCATTAAATGAAGTTCCTTTGTCTCGCCATATTGCACAATTATCCGTACGTTTGCCGGAAATTCACAACGATCCTTTTGACAGAATCCTCATTGCCATGTGTCAGGCCAATGAATGGACCTTGATATCCAAAGACAGTGTGATTGTTAAATATCCTGATATCCGTGTTGTCTGGTAG